In Natrinema amylolyticum, the following are encoded in one genomic region:
- a CDS encoding MFS transporter yields the protein MSTDGDPDTLSDATALFLEDRDDGDHVLETVLAADAEHDTWTFDDIDLDSGTFGELVSSGIVEKVDSAYQVADPEVVEAVMAGEEFEEELDSAADDRGFDLERFWTAIDPRAMVALVGALVAVAGARMTAFRSVFRNGRVVSPANDPYYFRYWMEELIAESSGPTDYGILTDSPAGVFGTRPLAHATNWFVAELLGGGQGTADTVAAWLPVVASVALGLAIYKCTVLLTRDVRVGVASVLVFAVTPINAVYTGLGFIDHQLHQYFWLGITLLTLTWLAVDLQRRLESGIDGQVAVRDHLREHVTWLIVVTFGISIAAGIHSWGGSPLLLVPLAGYVAFRVAMDARADISPMRANLPLLVGLAVGSAFSLTLHHRWGWHTEFVATTPALVLGGSIAVAAIGELWQQIDVHLGGLLALEGLVATGGLFAFRRLQPEEWAEAIVRVNDMFFREGATETASLFSTEYFVIFGPLYQLGMGFYIALAVLGWIVWLVARRYEPGWLLVGTYAGYLLVLAGIQVRFAGQLAIPLAILTGLGTVRLLSAVELARPPVPFRDADSIHPDNSRDERAVAADGGLDPSIAIPEGQRIAYLLGIGLLVFGLSLIYVPSLTANATYSEGQVDAVDAIDEHAEAANRTYPANFVLSEWGDNRMYNHFVNGESRRYGYARNNYETFVSDTDPDGQYGQFEGRVGYVVMTETDSDVPAESTQAQLFKQYGAGGYSTDGLAHYQALFIDKDVAVFVVVPGATLKVPGEPGANVTVSTEESISGKSITYEQTATVSDDGRATVTVPYAGEYSVGNQTMQVSADEVLNRTTVTLKE from the coding sequence ATGTCTACTGACGGCGATCCGGACACCCTTTCGGACGCCACGGCGTTGTTTCTCGAGGACCGCGACGACGGCGACCACGTGCTCGAGACCGTCCTCGCGGCCGACGCCGAACACGACACCTGGACGTTCGACGATATCGATCTGGATTCGGGAACGTTCGGGGAACTCGTTTCGAGCGGAATCGTCGAGAAGGTCGATAGCGCATATCAAGTTGCCGACCCCGAGGTCGTTGAAGCAGTGATGGCAGGTGAGGAGTTCGAAGAGGAGTTGGATTCAGCAGCTGATGACCGCGGTTTCGATCTTGAACGGTTCTGGACGGCCATCGATCCTCGGGCGATGGTCGCATTGGTCGGGGCGCTAGTCGCCGTTGCCGGTGCTAGAATGACGGCGTTTCGGTCGGTCTTTCGGAACGGCCGAGTCGTCTCGCCCGCGAACGATCCCTATTACTTCCGCTATTGGATGGAGGAGCTGATTGCGGAATCATCGGGACCAACAGATTACGGTATTCTCACGGACTCACCGGCAGGTGTCTTCGGGACGCGACCGCTCGCACACGCGACGAACTGGTTCGTCGCCGAGTTGCTCGGCGGTGGACAGGGAACGGCTGACACGGTTGCAGCGTGGCTCCCCGTCGTCGCGTCAGTTGCACTCGGGCTCGCGATCTACAAGTGCACCGTCTTGCTGACTCGAGACGTCCGGGTTGGGGTCGCGTCCGTCCTCGTCTTCGCTGTCACGCCGATCAATGCGGTCTACACGGGGCTCGGTTTCATCGACCACCAGCTCCATCAGTACTTTTGGCTCGGGATCACACTTCTGACGCTGACATGGCTCGCGGTCGATCTCCAGCGACGACTCGAGAGCGGTATTGATGGACAGGTGGCCGTTCGGGACCATCTCAGGGAGCACGTGACGTGGCTCATCGTCGTCACCTTCGGGATCTCGATCGCAGCCGGGATTCATTCTTGGGGAGGTTCGCCCCTCCTGTTGGTTCCGCTTGCAGGCTACGTCGCGTTTCGGGTCGCGATGGACGCTCGAGCCGATATCTCACCAATGCGAGCGAATCTGCCATTGCTCGTCGGGCTGGCCGTCGGGAGTGCATTCTCGCTCACCCTGCACCACCGCTGGGGCTGGCACACGGAGTTCGTCGCGACAACGCCCGCACTGGTACTCGGCGGCTCGATCGCCGTCGCCGCGATCGGCGAACTGTGGCAGCAGATAGATGTTCACCTCGGCGGGTTGCTCGCTCTCGAGGGACTCGTCGCTACGGGAGGTCTGTTCGCATTCCGACGACTACAACCCGAGGAGTGGGCGGAAGCAATCGTCCGCGTCAATGATATGTTCTTCCGCGAGGGTGCGACCGAGACGGCCTCGCTGTTTTCGACGGAGTACTTCGTCATCTTCGGCCCGCTTTACCAGCTCGGGATGGGATTTTATATCGCGCTGGCGGTACTCGGCTGGATCGTCTGGCTTGTCGCTCGTCGATACGAACCCGGCTGGTTGCTCGTCGGTACCTACGCGGGCTACCTTCTCGTACTCGCAGGAATTCAAGTGAGATTTGCTGGTCAACTTGCGATTCCACTGGCAATTCTCACTGGACTGGGGACCGTCCGACTGCTCTCGGCCGTCGAACTGGCGCGGCCGCCTGTTCCGTTTCGTGATGCGGATTCTATTCACCCAGACAACTCTCGAGATGAAAGGGCAGTGGCCGCCGACGGCGGGCTTGATCCCTCAATCGCGATACCAGAGGGACAACGGATCGCCTACCTGCTCGGTATCGGCCTGCTCGTGTTTGGATTGAGCCTCATCTACGTCCCAAGTCTGACGGCGAACGCGACCTACAGCGAGGGGCAGGTTGACGCGGTCGACGCGATCGATGAACACGCAGAGGCAGCGAACCGAACTTATCCTGCAAACTTCGTGCTGAGCGAGTGGGGCGACAACCGGATGTACAACCACTTCGTCAACGGTGAGTCACGAAGATACGGATACGCTCGGAATAATTATGAGACGTTCGTCTCTGATACCGATCCTGACGGCCAGTACGGCCAGTTCGAGGGCCGGGTCGGCTATGTTGTCATGACTGAGACCGACAGCGATGTACCAGCCGAGAGTACGCAGGCACAGTTGTTCAAGCAGTATGGTGCAGGCGGTTATAGTACCGACGGGCTCGCACACTACCAAGCGCTATTCATCGATAAGGACGTAGCGGTGTTCGTAGTGGTGCCTGGGGCAACGCTCAAAGTTCCCGGGGAGCCAGGAGCGAATGTAACCGTGAGTACGGAGGAGTCTATCTCGGGTAAATCGATCACCTACGAGCAGACGGCGACTGTCAGCGACGATGGCCGGGCCACGGTGACGGTCCCGTATGCCGGCGAGTACAGCGTCGGGAATCAGACAATGCAGGTTTCGGCGGATGAGGTGCTCAACAGGACAACGGTCACGCTCAAGGAGTGA